From Natronincola ferrireducens, the proteins below share one genomic window:
- a CDS encoding class I SAM-dependent methyltransferase, protein MGFYEEFSKYYDYVFPTGDPQLNFIKKRITDSTNTILDIASGTGNYAIALAEKGFDISAIDLDKGMIEETKVKAKEKGILLNTYVGDMKELDKHFQRETFDVVFCIGNSLVHLTQLEEIQQTLNQMYYILKEGGNLLLQIINYDKIIQYNIDGLPTIENKEVGVKFIRKYVYEEEKRLIHFNTELIVTKGEEEAVYRNSVPLYPLQSQQLIGMLQNAGFKTIDLFGGFQEEPYKEESYGIVVAAKK, encoded by the coding sequence ATGGGATTTTATGAAGAATTCAGTAAATATTATGATTATGTTTTTCCTACAGGAGATCCTCAACTAAATTTTATTAAAAAGAGGATTACAGACTCTACGAATACTATATTAGATATTGCTTCAGGGACAGGGAACTATGCTATAGCATTGGCTGAGAAGGGGTTTGACATTTCGGCTATTGATTTAGACAAAGGAATGATTGAAGAAACAAAGGTAAAGGCAAAGGAAAAGGGAATTTTATTAAATACATATGTGGGAGATATGAAGGAGCTGGATAAGCACTTCCAGAGGGAAACCTTTGATGTTGTATTTTGTATTGGCAATTCCCTTGTGCATTTGACACAGCTGGAGGAAATACAGCAGACTTTAAATCAAATGTACTATATTTTAAAAGAGGGGGGGAACCTCCTATTGCAAATTATTAATTATGATAAAATCATTCAATACAATATAGACGGTTTACCTACTATAGAAAATAAAGAGGTGGGAGTTAAATTCATTAGGAAATATGTTTATGAAGAGGAAAAACGATTAATTCACTTTAATACAGAGCTTATCGTAACAAAAGGCGAAGAAGAAGCGGTCTATAGGAACTCTGTACCCCTATATCCCCTGCAAAGTCAACAACTAATAGGTATGCTGCAAAATGCAGGATTTAAAACTATTGATTTGTTTGGAGGGTTTCAAGAGGAGCCCTACAAAGAAGAAAGCTATGGAATCGTAGTAGCTGCTAAAAAATAG
- a CDS encoding heme NO-binding domain-containing protein — MKGTVVSTWLNSLRSLFGDEVVNEGINRAGWNVDRIITPLEEIPDDEIFLVFSVIAKKVNKPVEVIWREVGRQNINSFQKWFPSYFERYSLKGFLMMMDDVHSQLTKMIKGANPPRLLAKEIGEKEIEITYQSKRGLFDYFLGLLEGSAAYFDEKIDVNILDSGTTPDGKKYMRVNIKLEKSPDKIHHATPTKILGFGFLKSIPLKISLFTTIILFITCLIMMGGESWLSSIVISSVALITTYVGASIVLQPMGFFLSEMKKIRNYDFGSKTVVKTKDTFEDTFHLFNETKATIKKDFLFLKGGTDDMNNFVHEFSIIAENMKNLSDSIAAVVHEVALSATNQAEETEGAVGILDEYISTLNKIVEEETEGKNQLEGAVKDLETSFNDVKNVTAMINEVKDNFSTVNYQGKDLSLQATKIMEISSTVESIADQTNLLALNAAIEAASAGEAGRGFTVVAQEIRKLAENSKSAVKDINANLVFFIQQIEGFVKAIETQYHQLESSNATLEKVTIDNQSSTNQIVGVANIIVKLIDQLSTETNNLTKVVENIHSLAAISEENSAASEEMSANVTQYSEKVKDLSENIALLEDLTKNFKNELQKYKI, encoded by the coding sequence CTTAGTATTCTCTGTTATTGCAAAAAAAGTTAATAAACCTGTTGAAGTCATATGGAGAGAGGTTGGAAGACAAAACATTAACTCCTTTCAAAAGTGGTTTCCTTCTTATTTTGAAAGATATAGTCTCAAGGGCTTTCTTATGATGATGGATGATGTACATTCCCAATTAACAAAAATGATTAAGGGGGCTAATCCTCCTAGGCTCTTAGCTAAAGAGATAGGTGAAAAAGAGATAGAAATAACCTATCAATCTAAAAGAGGATTGTTTGATTACTTTTTAGGGCTTTTAGAGGGTAGTGCCGCTTATTTTGATGAAAAAATAGACGTTAATATCTTAGACTCTGGTACCACCCCTGATGGAAAAAAATATATGAGGGTTAATATTAAGCTAGAAAAATCTCCTGATAAGATTCATCATGCTACCCCGACAAAAATTTTGGGCTTTGGTTTTTTAAAAAGTATTCCACTGAAAATCAGTCTATTTACCACCATCATCCTATTTATTACTTGCCTGATTATGATGGGAGGGGAGAGTTGGCTATCCAGCATAGTTATTTCTTCTGTAGCTTTAATAACAACCTATGTAGGTGCATCTATAGTTCTTCAGCCTATGGGATTTTTTCTATCAGAGATGAAAAAAATTAGAAACTATGATTTTGGAAGTAAAACAGTGGTTAAAACCAAGGATACCTTTGAGGATACCTTTCATCTTTTTAATGAAACAAAGGCTACTATAAAGAAAGACTTTTTGTTCCTCAAGGGTGGCACCGATGACATGAATAACTTTGTCCATGAATTTTCTATCATAGCTGAAAATATGAAGAATTTATCTGACTCTATCGCTGCTGTAGTTCACGAGGTGGCGTTGAGTGCCACTAATCAGGCGGAAGAGACTGAAGGGGCTGTTGGAATTTTAGATGAATATATTTCCACCTTAAATAAAATTGTAGAGGAGGAAACAGAAGGAAAGAATCAATTGGAAGGAGCTGTAAAGGATTTAGAAACTTCCTTTAATGATGTAAAAAATGTTACTGCTATGATTAACGAAGTAAAGGATAATTTCTCTACTGTTAATTATCAGGGTAAGGATCTTTCTCTACAGGCTACAAAAATTATGGAGATCAGTTCTACTGTGGAATCTATAGCAGATCAGACCAATCTTTTAGCATTAAATGCTGCTATCGAGGCCGCCAGTGCCGGTGAGGCTGGGAGGGGCTTTACAGTAGTTGCTCAGGAAATACGGAAGTTAGCTGAAAACTCTAAATCCGCCGTAAAGGATATTAATGCTAATCTGGTCTTCTTTATACAGCAGATAGAAGGTTTTGTAAAGGCCATCGAAACCCAATATCATCAATTGGAGTCAAGCAATGCTACCCTAGAAAAGGTAACCATTGATAATCAATCCTCCACTAACCAAATTGTTGGTGTTGCCAATATCATCGTAAAACTTATTGATCAATTATCGACAGAAACCAACAATCTTACAAAAGTTGTTGAAAATATCCATTCTTTAGCTGCTATTTCTGAAGAAAACTCAGCAGCATCAGAAGAAATGAGTGCCAACGTTACTCAATACTCTGAAAAGGTAAAGGACCTTTCTGAAAACATTGCCTTATTAGAGGATCTTACTAAAAACTTTAAAAATGAACTGCAAAAATACAAAATTTAA
- a CDS encoding DUF1858 domain-containing protein yields MKITQDTKISEVLKINPNAVSILMSFGMGCLGCPSAQMETLGQAAAVHGIDVNVLLEKLNQ; encoded by the coding sequence ATGAAAATTACACAAGATACAAAAATCAGTGAAGTTTTAAAAATTAACCCTAATGCCGTTTCTATTTTAATGTCTTTTGGTATGGGATGCCTAGGTTGTCCTTCTGCTCAAATGGAAACATTGGGTCAAGCTGCAGCTGTTCATGGTATTGATGTAAATGTTTTATTGGAAAAGCTTAATCAATAA
- a CDS encoding Crp/Fnr family transcriptional regulator: MKNVAINILKKMPVFTHLKDEDIEKISKISTERHFKKGTIIFMEGDPGEAFYFIKSGKVKVYKTTPDGREHIFTILSEGGVFAEVTLFNDICYPASAEILEDAEIGMIKNKDLEDLVRTNAEIALQIIKVLSKKLFYSQQKVKELALGDTYSRIAKSLLTFADDHGTEKEDGIEMKLNISRQELANMIGTARETVSRALSQFKKEGSIEIQGKKIIIKNMEKLKSWIQ, from the coding sequence ATGAAAAATGTAGCAATAAATATTTTAAAAAAAATGCCAGTGTTTACACACTTAAAGGATGAAGATATAGAAAAAATCAGTAAAATCAGTACTGAAAGACATTTTAAAAAAGGAACGATTATTTTTATGGAGGGAGATCCTGGGGAAGCCTTCTATTTTATTAAGTCTGGAAAGGTAAAAGTATACAAGACTACCCCCGATGGGAGGGAGCATATTTTCACCATCCTGTCGGAGGGAGGGGTTTTTGCAGAAGTAACCTTATTTAATGATATTTGTTATCCTGCTTCAGCGGAAATTCTAGAGGATGCTGAAATTGGTATGATTAAAAATAAGGATCTAGAGGACTTGGTACGAACCAATGCAGAAATTGCTCTACAGATTATCAAGGTTCTTAGCAAAAAACTTTTTTATTCTCAACAAAAGGTAAAGGAATTAGCTTTAGGAGATACCTATAGCCGTATTGCTAAAAGTCTTTTAACCTTTGCTGATGACCATGGGACTGAAAAAGAAGATGGTATTGAAATGAAATTAAACATATCTAGACAGGAATTGGCAAATATGATAGGAACAGCGAGGGAAACCGTTAGTCGAGCCCTAAGTCAATTTAAAAAGGAGGGTTCTATTGAAATTCAAGGAAAAAAAATTATTATAAAGAATATGGAAAAATTAAAGAGCTGGATTCAATAG
- a CDS encoding 4Fe-4S binding protein, producing MKNSIMKWSWIFMVLFFTLAIVDIRFGILGLLCMGTPVYLALRGGGRVHCAKYCPRGSLFGVFLDKVSFRNNLPKSFKTKTVKNIMLVWMLGMFSISLVMAGGDFTKTAFAIVRMMTVSTLVGVVMGVVFQPRSWCTVCPMGYATGLIEKNQKKSRKAA from the coding sequence ATGAAAAACTCAATTATGAAATGGTCATGGATTTTCATGGTATTATTTTTCACATTAGCTATTGTAGATATTCGTTTTGGGATTTTAGGACTACTATGTATGGGAACACCAGTATATTTAGCTCTTCGTGGTGGCGGTAGAGTTCATTGTGCTAAATACTGCCCGAGGGGATCTCTATTTGGTGTATTTTTAGATAAAGTAAGCTTTAGAAATAATCTACCAAAATCCTTTAAAACTAAAACAGTTAAAAATATTATGCTGGTTTGGATGCTAGGGATGTTTAGTATTTCTTTAGTTATGGCGGGGGGAGACTTTACAAAAACAGCCTTTGCTATTGTTAGGATGATGACGGTATCTACCTTAGTAGGTGTTGTGATGGGAGTTGTTTTTCAACCAAGAAGCTGGTGTACCGTATGTCCTATGGGGTATGCAACTGGATTGATTGAAAAAAACCAAAAAAAATCTCGAAAAGCTGCTTAA
- a CDS encoding thioredoxin family protein has protein sequence MIVKVLGSGCKNCNILEENVKEALKQLDFEATVEKVTDFKSIAEHGVMKTPGLVVDGTVVSTGKVLKVEEIKKLLKS, from the coding sequence ATGATAGTTAAAGTACTGGGATCAGGATGTAAAAATTGTAACATCTTAGAGGAAAATGTGAAGGAAGCCCTAAAGCAGTTGGATTTTGAAGCAACGGTGGAAAAGGTAACAGACTTTAAATCTATTGCAGAGCATGGTGTAATGAAAACCCCAGGCCTAGTAGTAGATGGAACTGTAGTATCTACTGGAAAAGTATTAAAGGTTGAAGAAATTAAAAAACTACTAAAGAGCTAA
- a CDS encoding metal-sensitive transcriptional regulator, with protein MDQQQIRKDILNRLKTIKGHIQGIEKMIEEEKACDDVLLQIAAVKSSLEKVGSIIVEDHAKECLLRENITRDEVDKILKTIMKFSK; from the coding sequence ATGGATCAACAACAAATTAGAAAAGACATATTGAATCGACTAAAGACCATCAAGGGACATATTCAAGGAATTGAAAAAATGATTGAAGAAGAGAAAGCCTGTGATGATGTATTATTGCAAATAGCAGCAGTAAAATCCTCCCTAGAGAAGGTGGGGTCCATCATTGTAGAAGACCATGCCAAGGAGTGTTTGCTGAGGGAAAACATCACAAGAGATGAAGTAGATAAAATTTTAAAAACCATTATGAAGTTTTCAAAATAA
- a CDS encoding glutaredoxin family protein: MSKEVIVFTSNTCPHCVTVKEFLSQKGVSYTERNVQTDPSARKELMQKGFMAVPVVEIGGETIVGFDKDKIEELLK, from the coding sequence ATGTCAAAGGAAGTAATTGTTTTTACAAGCAATACATGCCCCCACTGCGTAACAGTGAAGGAGTTTCTTTCACAAAAAGGTGTTAGTTATACAGAAAGAAATGTACAGACGGACCCATCCGCTAGAAAAGAATTAATGCAAAAAGGTTTTATGGCTGTGCCAGTAGTTGAAATTGGTGGAGAAACCATCGTAGGATTTGATAAGGATAAAATTGAAGAGTTATTAAAATAA